In Aspergillus fumigatus Af293 chromosome 2, whole genome shotgun sequence, a genomic segment contains:
- a CDS encoding phosphatidylinositol phosphate kinase family protein: MTGSRRHSALAKSIQLALFRDPKAFRKSLLGRILAFFSIFYIRLIRYRDELFRKLRNDVWEIDEVEYKACFFSENKTLPLKPMGDLGLSGSTFFSTSNNKFLVKSLPRHFEHSFFREDLLEPYYEFMSTHADSILVWITDYVYAPYRTIGSMLKTTPAHHIIMENMLVGKEEDSAKDDWETYDLKPIDYFYPERDLLPDPLVSEETLNRLADKFEDKIHMPQSDYERFREVLEADTRFLQSANAVDYSLFLIRYPASSNPGVVGKKNPWRVGFQSLDGKWKYRAVILDFFWAKHKLHAQAMTTVVQTFNVIGHHGPMTITTTADEYRQKFLDMVDELLEVH; this comes from the exons ATGACAGGAAGTCGCCGTCACTCAGCTTTGGCCAAGTCCATCCAGCTTGCGCTGTTTCGTGACCCGAAAGCGTTTCGCAAGTCGCTGCTTGGGCGTATCCTAGCATTCTTCAGTATCTTCTATATTAGACTCATCAGGTACCGCGACGAACTGTTCCGCAAACTTCGCAATGATGTCTGGGAAATCGACGAGGTGGAGTACAAAGCGTGTTTCTTCAGCGAGAATAAGACCCTACCATTGAAGCCGATGGGGGATTTGGGGTTGTCCGGATCA ACATTCTTTTCCACCTCCAACAATAAGTTTCTCGTCAAGAGTCTCCCGCGACATTTCGAACACTCCTTCTTCCGAGAAGACCTCCTCGAACCGTACTACGAGTTCATGAGCACTCATGCAGACTCAATTCTGGTCTGGATAACAGATTATGTGTATGCACCGTACAGAACCATCGGAAGCATGTTGAAGACCACGCCGGCTCATCATATTATCATGGAGAATATGCTAGTcgggaaggaggaggactcTGCCAAGGACGACTGGGAGACGTATGATTTGAAACCAATCGACTACTTCTACCCGGAGCGGGACTTACTACCGGATCCATTGGTCAGCGAAGAGACCCTGAATAGGCTAGCTGATAAGTTTGAGGATAAGATACACATGCCGCAGTCGGACTATGAACGGTTTCGAGAAGTACTTGAAGCCGACACTCGCTTCCTTCAGTCAGCAAATGCCGTTGACTACTCACTCTTTCTGATCCGTTACCCAGCGTCCTCCAATCCCGGCGTggtgggaaagaaaaatccATGGCGCGTAGGATTCCAGTCCCTTGATGGGAAGTGGAAGTACCGCGCGGTaatcttggatttcttctGGGCAAAACACAAGCTGCATGCGCAGGCTATGACCACAGTGGTGCAGACCTTTAATGTTATTGGTCACCATGGGCCCATGACAATCACAACGACGGCAGACGAATACCGACAGAAATTCTTGGATATGGTCgatgagctgctggaggtgcATTGA
- the cbr1 gene encoding cytochrome b5 reductase family protein, producing MSALSSENINGVYIPSALLLFGTFIVKKEFVPYAVAVTAILAGLKLFTGGNKPRKVLNPTEFQEFVLKEKIDVSHNVCIYRFALPRPTDILGLPIGQHISLAATIEGQPKEVVRSYTPISSDNEAGYFDLLVKAYPQGNISKYLTTLKIGDTMKVRGPKGAMVYTPNMCRHIGMIAGGTGITPMLQIIKAVIRNRPRNGGNDTTKLDLIFANVNPDDILLKEELDMLAAEDPDFNIYYVLNNPPQGWTGGVGFVTPEMIKEHLPAPASDVKILLCGPPPMISAMKKATESLGYTKARPVSKLEDQVFCF from the exons ATGAG TGCATTGTCATCTGAGAATATCAATGGGGTCTACATCCCGTcagccctcctcctcttcggcaCCTTCATTGTGAAGAAGGAGTTTGTCCCATATGCAGTGGCTGTGACCGCTATCCTGGCTGGACTGAAGCTGTTCACAGGCGGCAACA AGCCCAGAAAAGTTCTCAACCCTACCGAGTTCCAGGAATTCgttctcaaggagaagatcgacGTCTCGCACAATGTTTGCATCTATCGCTTTGCCCTCCCCCGTCCCACCGATATCCTGGGCTTACCCATTGGTCAACACATCTCCCTCGCTGCCACTATCGAGGGTCAGCCGAAAGAAGTTGTCCGCTCCTACACTCCCATTTCTTCGGACAATGAGGCCGGTTACTTTGATTTGCTCGTAAAGGCCTATCCCCAGGGTAACATTTCCAAGTACTTGACCACCTTGAAGATTGGCGATACCATGAAAGTGCGCGGTCCCAAGGGTGCCATGGTCTACACTCCTAACATGTGCCGTCACATTGGTATGATTGCTGGTGGTACTGGCATCACCCCCATGTTGCAGATCATCAAGGCCGTTATTCGCAACCGCCCTCGCAATGGCGGCAACGACACCACCAAATTGGACCTGATCTTCGCCAATGTCAACCCAGATGACATCCTCCTtaaggaggagctggatatgctggctgctgaggaTCCGGACTTCAACATCTACTACGTTCTGAACAACCCTCCCCAAGGCTGGACTGGTGGCGTTGGATTTGTTACTCCCGAGATGATCAAG GAACATCTCCCTGCGCCTGCCAGCGACGTTAAGATTCTGCTCTGCGGCCCCCCTCCTATGATCAGTGCGATGAAGAAGGCTACCGAGTCGCTCGGTTACACCAAGGCTCGCCCCGTCAGCAAGCTTGAGGACCAGGTCTTCTGCTTTTAG
- a CDS encoding arginine--tRNA ligase: MGRYLLSGARRFSSDIFLTVRSYSPLHSRCPSYFRTSTDLQYNTPRPSLYPRAFGTSASLYALSGKSSKLHAAMASAADLPVAVEGLTLQSTAETSKFPNCYPSLNPVDVYRVHIAEKLGAAAGIEPEKLYPKLQWTNTLDKGDLVLPVPSLQIKKNPQELCKELAEKFPESDLVAPPVPFGVHLQFFFKPEPLTKTVISRILKEKAAFGTNGNQGLRDPSDPSKGKKRIIVEFSSPNIAKPFHAGHLRSTIIGGFLANLYTVMGWDVIKMNYLGDWGKQYGLLANGFKRFGNEEELLKNPINHLFDVYVKINQIVAQQEGPIKELKEQIKAKKEKNEDVSVLEAELAKLVDVSEDEKARRYFKSMEDGDEEALALWRRFRDLSIEKYKQTYARLNIDFDVYSGESQIKNESMTAAYETMEKTGVSEKSEGAVIVDFTKHGAKKLGKAIIVRKDGTPLYLTRDIGAIMERDEAYHFDKMIYVVAAQQDLHLAQLFKITELMGRKDLASRCQHINFGMVRGMSTRKGTVKFLDDILRDVADKMHEVMKGNAEKYAQVENPEETADILGLTSVMVQDMTGKRINGYDFNLDAMTSFEGDTGPYLQYAHARLCSIVRKSGLNVEELDSANLDLLTEPHAVDLVRLLATWPDVLLNTTKTLEPTTILTYLFRMTHILSSSYDVLKVVGSEPELKKARMALYEAARQVLHNGMRVLGLSPVERM; the protein is encoded by the exons ATGGGTCGTTATCTGCTTAGCGGGGCCCGGCGATTTTCAAGCGACATTTTTCTGACTGTTCGATCCTACAGTCCACTGCACAGTCGCTGTCCTTCCTACTTTCGTACCTCTACTGATCTCCAATACAATACCCCACGTCCGTCCCTCTACCCTCGAGCCTTCGGTACCTCCGCTTCGCTGTACGCGCTCTCCGGGAAGTCCTCGAAATTACACGCAGCTATGGCATCTGCCGCTGACCTTCCTGTCGCCGTTGAGGGCCTGACTCTCCAGTCTACCGCTGAGACCTCCAAGTTCCCCAACTGCTACCCCTCGTTAAATCCTGTCGACGTCTACAGAGTGCACATtgcggagaagctgggtGCCGCAGCTGGCATCGAGCCTGAGAAGCTTTACCCCAAGCTGCAATGGACCAATACACTGGACAAGGGTGACTTGGTTCTGCCG GTTCCATCCTTGCAAATCAAGAAGAACCCCCAAGAACTGTGCAAGGAGCTTGCAGAGAAATTCCCCGAGTCCGATCTAGTTGCGCCTCCTGTACCCTTTGGCGTTCATCTGCAATTTTTTTTCAAACCCGAACCTCTTACCAAGACCGTTATTTCCCGTAttctgaaggagaaggctgcaTTCGGTACCAATGGTAACCAGGGTCTGCGAGACCCCTCGGATCCttccaagggaaagaaaagaatcaTCGTCGAGTTTTCGTCACCTAACATCGCCAAGCCCTTCCATGCTGGTCACCTTCGGAGTACTATCATCGGAGGTTTCCTGGCGAATCTCTACACCGTTATGGGTTGGGACGTCATCAAGATGAACTACCTTGGTGATTGGGGAAAGCAATATGGCCTCCTTGCCAATGGTTTCAAGCGCTTTGGTAATGAGGAGGAACTACTCAAGAACCCTATCAACCACCTGTTTGATGTCTACGTCAAGATCAACCAGATTGTTGCCCAGCAGGAGGGCCCTATCAAGGAGTTGAAGGAGCagatcaaggccaagaaggagaagaatgaggatgTGTCTGTGCTTGAAGCCGAGCTTGCCAAGCTCGTTGACGTTAGCGAGGACGAAAAGGCTCGTCGTTACTTCAAGAGCATggaggatggcgacgagGAAGCTCTCGCCCTCTGGCGACGATTCCGTGACCTCAGTATCGAGAAGTACAAGCAGACCTATGCTCGTCTCaacattgactttgatgtCTACTCTGGAGAGTCCCAGATCAAAAACGAGAGCATGACCGCCGCCTACGAGACTATGGAGAAGACTGGAGTTTCCGAGAAGTCCGAGGGTGCTGTCATTGTCGACTTTACGAAGCACGGCGCTAAGAAGCTCGGAAAGGCCATCATTGTCCGCAAGGACGGCACTCCTCTGTACTTGACCCGTGATATTGGAGCTATCATGGAGCGTGATGAGGCCTACCACTTCGATAAGATGATCTACGTTGTCGCCGCACAGCAGGACCTCCACTTGGCTCAACTCTTCAAGATCACAGAGCTGATGGGCCGCAAGGATTTAGCCAGCCGCTGCCAGCATATCAACTTCGGTATGGTCCGTGGTATGAGCACCCGTAAGGGTACTGTCAAGTTCTTGGATGACATCCTGAGGGATGTTGCGGACAAGATGCACGAAGTCATGAAGGGCAATGCCGAGAAGTACGCGCAAGTCGAGAACCCCGAAGAGACGGCGGATATTCTGGGTTTGACCTCGGTCATGGTACAGGATATGACCGGGAAACG TATCAACGGTTATGACTTCAACCTTGATGCGATGACCTCGTTTGAGGGTGACACTGGTCCTTACCTGCAGTACGCACATGCCCGTCTCTGCTCCATTGTCCGCAAGTCGGGCCTGAATGTTGAAGAGCTGGACTCTGCCAACCTTGACCTTCTGACGGAGCCACACGCTGTTGACCTCGTCCGTCTGCTGGCGACCTGGCCGGATGTGCTGCTGAACACTACCAAGACGCTTGAGCCAaccaccatcctcacctACCTGTTCCGTATGACGCACATTCTCAGCTCCAGCTACGACGTGCTCAAGGTCGTGGGAAGCGAGCCAGAACTTAAGAAGGCCCGTATGGCACTGTACGAGGCGGCCAGGCAAGTCTTGCACAACGGCATGAGGGTTCTGGGTCTCAGCCCTGTTGAACG CATGTAA
- a CDS encoding putative ABC transporter has product MGTDIMAPDLERNDRDQFLVNHTVHNFSWNDLTVTVKDRRTKKPLNLIEGISGSIQQGELVALMGPSGCGKTTLLNVLARRAATSGAKTTGECYVNGGALDNATFGRITSYVEQEDALIGSLTVQETLKFAADLSLPSSVSKAQRRDRIQTLLESFGILNQAATLVGTPIRKGISGGQKRRVSVASQLITCPKICFLDEPTSGLDSTASYEVISYVKELAVANNLIVIASIHQPSTTTFQLFDKLLLLSKGKSCYFGPVPQISTYFGSIGHPIPLNTNPAEFILDIVSSDFSDAKEGNAAERVRHIQESWLQSAERRAVDNQISQLIEHPEQDRKKITMGELSRPNTASITWSLLHRSFIKSYRDVVAYGIRIVMYLGLAIMMGTVWLRLHESQEYIQPFINAIFFGSAFMSFMAVAYVPAFLEDRATFIKERANGLYGALPFIISNFIIGLPFLFLISLLFSLVAYWLSNFCSDAVAFFTWVMWLFLDLLAAESLVVFVTSIFPNFVIALALVAFANGLWMSVGGFLVSPTILNPFWKYVFHYIDYQAYVFQGMMVNEFSRRTYSCGNGCHCMYQTDLASQCRIRGTGVLESYGYATGRTGKWVGILIGIIAVYRLFGWIALVLRRT; this is encoded by the exons ATGGGCACAGATATTATGGCTCCTGACCTGGAGAGAAATGATAGAGACCAGTTTCTAGTCAATCATACAGTCCACAACTTTTCATGGAATGACTTGACGGTCACTGTCAAGGACCGCCGGACGAAGAAGCCACTCAATTTGATTGAGGGCATCAGCGGGAGTATCCAGCAGG GTGAACTAGTTGCATTGATGGGCCCCTCGGGATGCGGCAAGACGACTTTGCTGAATGTGCTCGCACGCCGGGCAGCTACGTCGGGCGCGAAGACCACAGGGGAATGCTACGTCAATGGAGGGGCGCTCGACAATGCCACCTTTGGCCGAATAACTTCCTACGTTGAGCAGGAGGATGCTCTGATCGGTTCGTTGACGGTGCAGGAGACGTTGAAGTTTGCTGCGGATCTCTCGTTACCAAG CTCTGTTTCAAAAGCACAGCGACGTGACCGTATTCAGACTCTATTGGAGTCCTTTGGTATTCTAAATCAAGCTGCGACGCTGGTTGGAACTCCAATCCGAAAGGGTATCAGCGGGGGCCAGAAACGGCGAGTAAGCGTCGCAAGCCAACTGATCACCTGTCCGAAGATTTGTTTTCTGGATGAGCCGACTAGCGGTCTGGATTCGACTGCGAGTTATGAGGTGATTTCATACGTCAAGGAATTGGCGGTCGCCAACAAT ctcatcgtcatcgcaAGTATCCATCAGCCGTCGACAACCACATTCCAGCTCTTCGACAAATTGCTTCTTTTGTCAAAAGGCAAGTCCTGCTACTTTGGGCCCGTTCCTCAGATATCGACCTATTTCGGCAGTATCGGGCACCCCATCCCGTTGAACACGAATCCCGCAGAGTTCATTCTCGACATTGTCAGCTCCGACTTCTCCGATGCAAAGGAAGGCAATGCCGCGGAACGAGTGCGGCATATCCAGGAATCTTGGTTGCAGTCCGCCGAGCGGAGGGCCGTAGACAACCAAATCTCGCAGCTGATCGAGCACCCCGAGCaggacaggaagaagatcacaaTGGGAGAACTCTCCCGGCCAAACACTGCCAGTATCACCTGGTCACTGTTGCACCGCTCTTTCATCAAGAGCTACCGCGATGTTGTGGCGTATGGCATCCGCATCGTCATGTATCTGG GGCTGGCCATCATGATGGGTACTGTCTGGCTACGCCTCCATGAATCCCAGGAGTACATCCAACCCTTCATCAACGCAATC TTCTTCGGATCCGCGTTCATGAGCTTCATGGCCGTAGCGTACGTGCCCGCCTTCCTCGAAGACCGTGCAACCTTCATCAAAGAGCGGGCAAACGGCCTCTACGGCGCCCTCCCATTCATAATCTCCAACTTCATCATCGGCCTTCCCTTCCTCT TCCTAATCTCactcctcttctccctcgtCGCCTACTGGCTCTCCAACTTCTGCTCCGACgcagtcgccttcttcacATGGGTCATGTGGctcttcctcgacctcctAGCCGCCGAATccctcgtcgtcttcgtgaCATCCATCTTCCCCAACTTCGTCATAGCGCTTGCCCTCGTCGCCTTCGCTAACGGCCTCTGGATGAGCGTCGGTGGCTTTCTAGTCTCCCCGACTATTCTTAACCCGTTCTGGAAATATGTTTTTCATTACATTGATTATCAG GCATATGTCTTCCAAGGCATGATGGTCAACGAGTTCTCGCGCAGGACGTATTCCTGTGGCAATGGGTGCCACTGTATGTACCAGACGGATCTTGCATCGCAGTGCCGTATCCGAGGAACCGGTGTGCTTGAGTCGTACGGATATGCGACTGGGCGGACTGGGAAGTGGGTGGGAATCTTGATTGGGATTATTGCCGTGTATAGGCTGTTCGGGTGGATTGCCTTGGTTCTGAGACGGACTTGA
- a CDS encoding tafazzin produces the protein MSRSTDRSATGDCPSLPWRALSATTIFGVAALCRSFLYMCSRPEINGLESFLELLESRQDVSRRTRGLLTGIDPLYSTEFPCFCLIAWRTSIADMGLIRQYRTILACTMDDPIMWGAIPLRWNFGLSSSNKRWGFGSHDICYQSRPLALFFTMGQVLPTHRLAHSPHGGLAQPAVTQAIRLLSKGPFPPDPHLPPPERQHWSLENICVDPFSDLPTAYTTTGIDSHLAPSAYACNSYSWVHIFPEGKIHQAPNKTMRYFKWGVARLILEANECPDIVPIWLEGFDQVMHESRGFPRFLPRVGKDISITFGKKVDSEAVFGDMRRRWREIKAKAEVASPESRNLPLGVLSDELLHDEEAIELRKEVTQKVRDLVLEVRRTRGLSDEDPKHGLAETWIEEGPQREGKMKDESWSFQSRVQPCSLLQLRRGGIIRG, from the exons ATGTCCCGTTCTACGGATCGCAGCGCGACGGGTGAttgcccttctcttccttggagAGCACTTTCGGCCACAACGATCTTCGGAGTCGCTGCGTTATGCCGTTCGTTCTTGTACATGTGTAGTCGTCCGGAAATCAATGGCTTGGAGTCCTTTCTGGAATTACTTGAATCTCGACAGGATGTGTCGCGAAGGACGAGGGGTTTGCTCACAGGTATCGATCCTCTTTACTCGACAGAATTTCCCTGTTTCTGTCTGATTGCTTGGCGGACATCAATCGCTGACATGGGATTGATTCGACAGTATCGAACCATATTAGCGTGTAC TATGGATGATCCGATCATGTGGGGAGCGATCCCGTTACGGTGGAATTTTGGACTTTCCTCGTCCAACAAAAGATGGGGCTTTGGCAGCCATGATATCTGTTATCAAAGCCG ACCTCtagctctcttcttcacgaTGGGCCAAGTCCTTCCCACACATCGACTAGCACATTCGCCCCATGGCGGTTTGGCGCAGCCAGCCGTGACCCAGGCTATCCGGTTATTGTCGAAGGGGCCATTCCCTCCAGATCCACACCTCCCGCCTCCTGAAAGACAGCACTGGAGCCTAGAGAACATCTGCGTCGATCCATTCTCGGATCTCCCTACGGCGTACACTACTACTGGAATAGACTCACATCTGGCGCCGTCTGCCTACGCCTGCAACTCTTACTCCTGGGTCCACATCTTTCCCGAGGGAAAAATACACCAGGCTCCGAACAAAACGATGCGTTATTTCAAGTGGGGCGTCGCTCGATTAATACTGGAAGCAAACGAGTGTCCTGACATTGTCCCAATCTGGCTAGAGGGATTTGACCAGGTCATGCACGAAAGCCGTGGTTTTCCTCGATTTCTTCCCCGAGTAGGGAAGGACATTAGCATCACATTTGGAAAGAAGGTAGATTCCGAGGCTGTCTTTGGCGAcatgagaagaagatggcgtGAGATCAAGGCAAAGGCCGAGGTGGCGTCACCGGAGTCTCGCAACCTTCCCCTCGGGGTGCTCAGCGATGAACTGCTGCACGACGAAGAGGCGATCGAACTGCGAAAGGAGGTTACCCAGAAGGTCCGGGATCTTGTCCTGGAGGTAAGGCGGACTAGAGGCCTCTCCGATGAAGACCCCAAACACGGTCTCGCTGAGACATGGATTGAAGAAGGCCCGCAACGAGAGGGCAAAATGAAAGATGAGTCATGG TCGTTCCAGAGTCGAGTTCAGCCCTGttctcttctccaactgAGGAGGGGCGGAATCATTCGCGGGTAA
- the dbp9 gene encoding ATP-dependent DNA/RNA helicase — protein MRKTFQPVVSYNQASFKGPSQRLLELCVVNMKRKLDANDVPSTEVEEEKNTKDADNTDFESLNLDPRLRQALIKEQFTKPTPVQSKAIPLALEGKDILARAKTGSGKTAAYVLPILQTILQKKAADPSLKATTGLILVPTRELAEQVQSVIIKFSAFCGKDVRSVNLTQKVSDAVQRTMLADYPDLIVSTPARVIANLGTSALSLENLTHLVIDEADLVLSYGYDEDINALAKAIPRGVQTFLMSATLTSEVDTLKGLFCRSPVILKLEDKEDEGAGISQFVVRCAEDEKFLLTYVIFKLQLIKGKVIIFVGDIDRCYRLKLFLEQFGIKSCVLNSELPINSRIHVVQEFNKGVYDIIIAADEQEVMGLRTSSKKSKEATDGDDEAKDKMGSSEDEDNEPEQSGKSARPEKRRKTSGKAKDYGISRGIDFQNVACVLNFDLPTTSKSYTHRIGRTGRAGKAGMALSFVVPADKFGKHKPTSFPTAKHDESVLAKIVKKQAKLGHEVKPYHFEMKQVDAFRYRMTDALRAVTRLAIQEARAREIRQELVKSEKLKRHFEENPEELKQLRHDGELRAARIQPHLKHIPDYLMPSKGRKGISSEDVGFVGFRKSGDNRIRKAREKNRGKGKGRKPSGVRKVDPLKTFNRGRK, from the exons ATGAGGAAAACTTTCCAGCCTGTAGTATCCTACAATCAAGCCAGCTTCAAAGGCCCTTCTCAACGGCTTTTGGAACTCTGCGTCGTCAATATGAAACGCAAGCTTGATGCCAATGATGTCCCTTCAACagaggttgaagaggaaaagaacaCAAAAGATGCGGACAACACCGATTTCGAGAGCCTCAATCTCGATCCCCGACTCCGCCAAGCTTTGATCAAAGAACAATTCACGAAGCCTACTCCCGTTCAATCTAAGGCCATCCCGCTCGCACTTGAGGGCAAGGATATTCTAG CCCGTGCGAAGACAGGCTCTGGAAAGACTGCGGCCTATGTTCTCCCAATTTTACAGACGATCCTTCAGAAGAAAGCT GCCGATCCATCGCTGAAGGCTACCACTGGCCTCATCCTTGTTCCCACCCGAGAGCTTGCGGAACAAGTTCAGAGTGTTATCATCAAATTTTCTGCATTTTGCGGCAAAGATGTTCGCTCCGTGAACCTTACGCAGAAAGTCTCCGACGCTGTGCAGCGCACGATGCTCGCCGATTACCCGGACCTGATTGTATCTACTCCCGCTCGTGTGATTGCCAACCTGGGTACTTCAGCTCTGTCATTGGAAAATTTGACGCACCTTGTAATCGATGAAGCGGATCTGGTTCTGTCGTATGGttatgatgaggatatcaATGCATTGGCGAAGGCGATCCCCCGCGGTGTGCAGACGTTCCTCATGAGCGCAACTCTCACGTCGGAAGTGGATACCCTGAAGGGCTTGTTCTGTCGGAGTCCGGTGATTCTGAAGTTGGAAGataaggaggatgagggtgCTGGTATCAGTCAGTTCGTCGTTAG GTGCGCGGAAGATGAGAAGTTCCTCCTGACCTACGTCATTTTTAAACTGCAGTTGATTAAAGGCAAAGTCATTATCTTTGTTGGCGATATTGACCGTTGTTATCGTCTCAAGCTCTTCCTCGAGCAATTTGGGATCAAGAGCTGTGTCCTCAACTCCGAGCTGCCCATCAATTCTCGGATTCACGTTGTGCAGGAGTTCAACAAGGGTGTTTATGACATCATCATTGCAGCTGATGAGCAAGAAGTGATGGGATTGCGGACATCTTCCAAGAAATCCAAGGAGGCCACTGACGGAGACGATGaggccaaggacaagatggGCTCcagtgaagacgaggacAATGAACCAGAACAGAGCGGCAAATCTGCCCGCCCAGAGAAACGTCGTAAGACATCAGGGAAAGCCAAGGATTACGGAATATCTCGCGGCATCGACTTCCAGAACGTCGCATGCGTTCTAAACTTTGATCTCCCTACTACTTCAAAGTCCTACACCCACCGCATCGGCCGTACAGGAAGAGCCGGCAAAGCCGGCATGGCCCTGTCATTCGTCGTCCCAGCAGACAAATTCGGCAAACACAAGCCCACCAGTTTCCCAACCGCCAAGCACGACGAGTCCGTATTGGCGAAGATTGTCAAGAAACAGGCCAAGCTCGGCCACGAGGTGAAACCCTACCATTTCGAGATGAAGCAGGTCGATGCCTTCCGGTATCGTATGACAGATGCCCTTCGCGCAGTCACACGGTTGGCCATCCAGGAAGCACGTGCGCGCGAAATCCGCCAGGAACTGGTCAAGagcgagaagctcaagcGGCACTTTGAAGAGAACCCCGAAGAACTCAAGCAGCTGCGCCATGACGGCGAGCTTCGCGCAGCGCGGATTCAACCACATCTGAAACACATTCCCGATTATTTGATGCCGAgcaagggaaggaagggCATCTCCAGCGAGGACGTTGGGTTTGTTGGTTTCAGGAAATCGGGAGACAATCGGATTCGCAAAGCTAGAGAGAAGAATCGGGGTAAGGGTAAGGGGCGGAAACCCTCCGGCGTGAGGAAGGTGGACCCGCTCAAGACCTTTAATCGGGGTCGCAAGTGA
- a CDS encoding GIG1 family protein produces MDTTSEPPAFNLTDTDREVLAMTDDQFVPHDWDNLKDIIARNDLGALKRKPSDLVRYLSWSRDTKAQYGSITNFICKRRLGWHLPEPAGTDDSSGTAVADSEPVFPYNNPIPFADPSDYKILRNDWPYGLAPGIAHLCVWLRTPVPVQEHGGDLTDESRRLIEEFVRRTFVERLAREGYNNPKDHVLWFKNWTALQSVRSLEHIHVLIRDVPESILFEWTQEPPRDGLPN; encoded by the exons ATGGATACCACGTCTGAACCTCCTGCCTTTAACCTCACCGACACCGACCGGGAGGTCTTGGCCATGACAGACGACCAATTCGTTCCCCACGACTGGGACAACCTCAAAGATATCATCG CAAGAAATGATCTCGGCGCTCTGAAGCGGAAACCATCCGATCTGGTCCGATACCTCTCTTGGTCCAGAGACACCAAGGCCCAATACGGCTCCATCACAAATTTCATCTGCAAGCGTCGTCTGGGCTGGCATTTACCGGAACCCGCCGGCACCGATGACTCCAGCGGCACCGCCGTGGCAGACAGCGAGCCAGTCTTCCCTTACAACAATCCGATCCCCTTTGCCGATCCCTCGGATTACAAGATCCTCCGCAACGACTGGCCATACGGTCTTGCGCCGGGAATTGCGCACTTGTGCGTGTGGCTGCGCACCCCTGTGCCTGTCCAGGAACACGGTGGAGACCTGACGGATGAGAGTCGCAGGCTGATTGAGGAGTTTGTGCGAAGGACGTTTGTAGAGCGACTTGCGAGAGAGGGGTATAACAACCCTAAGGATCATGTGCTGTGGTTCAAGAATTGGACGGCACTGCAGAGTGTGAGGAGTCTGGAACATATCCATGTTCTTATCAGGGATGTCCCGGAGAGCATTCTCTTCGAGTGGACGCAGGAACCGCCTCGCGATGGGCTTCCCAATTAG